One Oceanispirochaeta sp. genomic region harbors:
- a CDS encoding C-GCAxxG-C-C family (seleno)protein, with protein MLKEYIENGFGLEEDFSCSETILYGANQVWNLGLSKKALKMSAGLSAGCYSDNICGALSAATMVLSALYIRDRAHEGSYNDGLVKELIDNYRKLMGSELCAPLKTNHRTEKEKCRPVIIAAAGVLDQIIAREGLPEGD; from the coding sequence ATGCTGAAGGAATATATAGAAAACGGATTTGGTCTGGAAGAAGATTTTAGCTGCTCTGAGACAATTCTCTATGGAGCAAACCAAGTCTGGAATCTGGGTTTGAGTAAAAAGGCTCTCAAAATGTCGGCAGGTCTTTCTGCCGGTTGTTATTCCGACAATATATGTGGAGCCCTATCAGCGGCAACCATGGTGCTCAGTGCTCTATACATCAGGGATAGAGCCCATGAAGGCAGCTATAATGACGGTCTTGTGAAAGAACTGATAGATAATTACAGAAAACTCATGGGCAGCGAGCTCTGCGCCCCCTTAAAAACGAATCATCGAACAGAAAAGGAAAAATGCCGCCCAGTTATCATCGCCGCGGCGGGAGTCCTGGATCAAATAATTGCAAGGGAAGGACTTCCCGAAGGAGACTGA
- a CDS encoding EscU/YscU/HrcU family type III secretion system export apparatus switch protein — translation MGINKSVALKWNRESDEAPRLIAAGKGPLADRILALALEAGVPVQEDTVLAETLADAPVGSEIPPELYQLAAEVYLFLMDLENAGVPG, via the coding sequence ATGGGGATAAACAAGTCGGTAGCTCTAAAATGGAATCGAGAATCCGATGAGGCGCCCCGGCTGATTGCCGCCGGGAAAGGCCCCCTGGCAGATCGAATTCTGGCCCTGGCTCTCGAGGCCGGTGTTCCCGTGCAGGAAGATACGGTCCTGGCGGAAACCCTGGCAGATGCTCCTGTCGGGTCTGAAATTCCTCCCGAACTTTATCAGCTGGCGGCGGAAGTATATCTTTTTTTGATGGACCTGGAAAATGCGGGAGTGCCCGGGTGA
- a CDS encoding flagellar hook-length control protein FliK: MKIDNKPGFISRTDKSPASSIRAVKSAQSGSSRSSAVLSSVPEGFSRRDIFFTNLESLLKILDRKSNVQRSLIPLLQLMKQLPTGKEGLPADTSDSRLLLTVIRQWKGLYAPDLPGKLLSDLETLERVFQEEEGEKYFLILKEDPRRKIPELLIREKNSRGKEDGTDRKTGHSQLDLSLNLKRLGPVRVVLEERGEMKTCLIQCQDKKSHKIIRRNLSRLKDQINKRGLTLHNLKVQKKDLSSPDKTEEDGKHRIILWG; encoded by the coding sequence ATGAAAATTGATAATAAACCTGGCTTTATTTCTAGGACAGACAAGAGTCCCGCTTCCTCTATTCGGGCAGTGAAAAGCGCTCAATCAGGCTCCTCCCGCAGTTCCGCGGTTTTATCCTCTGTTCCGGAAGGATTCAGCAGAAGAGACATTTTTTTTACAAACCTTGAATCTCTTCTAAAAATTCTGGATAGAAAAAGCAATGTTCAACGATCTTTGATCCCTCTGCTGCAGCTTATGAAACAGCTTCCTACCGGTAAGGAGGGACTTCCGGCAGATACTTCAGACAGTCGCCTTCTTCTGACGGTAATCAGGCAGTGGAAAGGATTGTATGCTCCGGATCTTCCTGGAAAACTTCTCTCGGATCTTGAAACACTGGAGAGAGTTTTTCAGGAGGAAGAGGGGGAGAAATATTTTCTCATCCTGAAAGAAGATCCCCGACGGAAGATTCCTGAATTGCTTATCCGGGAAAAGAATTCCCGGGGAAAGGAAGACGGGACAGACCGGAAAACCGGCCATAGCCAGTTGGATCTCAGTCTGAATTTGAAAAGACTGGGTCCTGTCCGGGTCGTTCTGGAGGAGCGGGGGGAAATGAAGACCTGTCTCATTCAGTGTCAGGACAAGAAAAGCCATAAGATTATCCGTAGGAATCTGTCCCGATTAAAAGATCAGATCAATAAAAGAGGATTGACGCTTCACAATTTGAAGGTTCAGAAAAAAGATCTGTCCTCTCCTGATAAAACAGAAGAGGACGGGAAACATAGGATTATTTTATGGGGATAA
- a CDS encoding alpha-galactosidase — MGSSLRLDKSQINISIRYGSEGPKKQKTIGRWPTGNQYSSYDLPAAEIKMSHTNNILSGVVRAVEDLYLREIQITMKIKNRQKSPFLSCGTYRGSPALTISDQKETIRFKRNKKMRQVITFDANTSRHTIRINWQFNCFLPLGKELHLDPILITEKETGLQPAPGVRETKKKPRTSWIATGKHNQILRLKYIEDNLSWMEQQRIFFDILRLDGIHGCLGDWENLQTEFKGKIGFLNRRIGHNGMIPGISFAPFYGEPGSELVRLHPDWLVGDLKGDALLLSQYQNKKVHILDFTQSAVQDYLKSTLDLFNNQWGFKAFHLLGLSSLLLPGRRYNNEKETGETLHEALSFFRETLGSKAFISTEELPLITQENQLSMMSFNSDMSSRRKSKKEIPELLYRILDHTYISHYPWLLNPGSYPLPDSKEIHPPQAGESLRQMMLINGGFLTITNDLPAMTPEQTEELKNLIPSFKRFTGGSLHLLNSPDKKKPCVVFNSNGYLGVFNLSSKKKQISLNMEEMKQKIYNKIGGAQIREGRMGMKTGELELILPPFGSRIFKF, encoded by the coding sequence GTGGGCTCATCTCTCAGACTGGATAAAAGCCAAATTAACATATCAATAAGATACGGCTCCGAAGGTCCTAAGAAGCAGAAAACAATAGGACGTTGGCCCACAGGCAATCAGTACAGCAGCTATGACTTGCCTGCGGCGGAAATCAAAATGAGTCATACCAATAATATTCTTTCCGGAGTTGTCAGGGCCGTTGAAGATCTTTATCTCAGAGAGATTCAGATTACCATGAAAATTAAAAACCGGCAAAAAAGCCCTTTTCTCTCCTGTGGGACATATCGCGGCAGTCCTGCCCTGACCATATCGGATCAGAAGGAAACGATCAGGTTCAAACGCAACAAAAAAATGAGGCAAGTTATCACTTTTGATGCCAACACCTCCCGTCACACCATAAGAATCAACTGGCAATTCAATTGTTTTCTCCCCCTTGGAAAAGAATTGCATTTAGACCCCATCCTGATCACTGAAAAGGAAACAGGCCTGCAGCCCGCCCCCGGAGTAAGGGAAACAAAGAAAAAGCCCAGAACATCCTGGATTGCCACGGGGAAGCACAATCAGATCCTCCGCCTCAAGTACATTGAAGACAATCTGAGCTGGATGGAGCAGCAGCGGATTTTCTTTGATATCCTCCGCCTGGATGGAATTCATGGCTGCCTTGGTGACTGGGAAAACCTCCAGACAGAATTCAAGGGGAAAATCGGGTTTCTCAACCGCAGGATTGGGCACAATGGTATGATTCCCGGCATCAGTTTTGCACCCTTCTATGGAGAGCCGGGGTCAGAACTGGTAAGGCTTCACCCCGATTGGCTTGTGGGAGATCTGAAAGGAGATGCCCTCCTCCTCAGTCAGTATCAAAACAAAAAGGTTCATATCCTTGACTTTACCCAGAGTGCGGTTCAGGATTACCTGAAAAGCACTCTGGATCTTTTTAATAACCAATGGGGTTTCAAGGCATTTCATCTTCTGGGACTCTCTTCCCTCCTTTTACCAGGGCGCCGATATAATAATGAAAAGGAGACAGGAGAGACTCTTCACGAAGCCCTCTCTTTTTTCAGAGAGACCCTGGGTTCAAAGGCATTTATAAGCACCGAAGAGCTCCCTCTCATAACTCAGGAAAACCAATTATCCATGATGTCATTCAACTCTGATATGAGTTCCCGGAGAAAATCCAAAAAAGAAATACCCGAGCTGCTTTACAGAATTCTTGATCATACATATATAAGCCACTACCCCTGGCTGCTGAATCCGGGTTCCTACCCCCTCCCGGATAGCAAGGAAATTCACCCCCCTCAAGCCGGAGAATCCCTGAGACAGATGATGCTGATCAACGGAGGATTCCTGACGATAACGAATGATCTGCCCGCCATGACACCGGAGCAAACAGAGGAATTGAAAAACCTGATTCCCTCTTTTAAACGATTTACCGGAGGAAGTCTGCATCTGTTGAACAGTCCAGATAAAAAAAAGCCCTGCGTTGTTTTTAACAGCAACGGATACCTGGGAGTCTTCAATCTTTCAAGCAAAAAGAAGCAGATCAGCCTGAATATGGAAGAGATGAAACAGAAGATTTACAACAAAATCGGCGGGGCTCAAATCCGGGAAGGCCGGATGGGAATGAAAACAGGAGAACTGGAATTGATTCTTCCCCCTTTTGGTTCCAGAATATTCAAGTTTTGA
- a CDS encoding SDR family oxidoreductase yields MFWNNKVCWITGASSGIGKALAESIYLRGGRVILSARSAGMLNSLTADWEDKDRTLILPLDIGCHEELTQAAQKAQARWGRIDVLINNAGVSQRSLAAETDFEVMKTIMDVNFLGSAGLTRAVLPYMIARNSGIIAPVSSVAGKFSTPLRTSYSASKMALQGFYDGLRAELHSQGIHVNFIIPGFVKTNISINALKANGEKHAEMDPNQAAGISSEKAARIILKGLEKNKREIYMGIAPKVKLALFLSKAFPGVLAKMLRSANVK; encoded by the coding sequence ATGTTTTGGAACAATAAAGTGTGCTGGATTACAGGAGCCTCTTCGGGAATCGGTAAAGCCCTGGCTGAAAGTATTTATCTTCGGGGCGGCAGGGTCATTCTTTCCGCCCGATCTGCTGGTATGCTGAATTCTCTGACCGCCGATTGGGAAGATAAAGACAGGACTCTGATTCTCCCTCTGGATATCGGGTGCCATGAGGAATTGACCCAGGCGGCTCAGAAGGCTCAGGCCCGATGGGGCAGAATTGATGTACTGATCAACAATGCCGGAGTCAGTCAGAGAAGCCTGGCCGCAGAAACCGATTTTGAAGTCATGAAGACCATCATGGATGTGAACTTTCTCGGATCAGCCGGACTGACCCGGGCGGTCCTCCCTTATATGATCGCCCGAAACAGCGGCATCATTGCCCCGGTCAGCTCGGTCGCCGGTAAATTCTCGACTCCCCTGAGAACCTCCTATAGCGCCTCCAAGATGGCCCTTCAGGGTTTTTATGACGGATTAAGAGCGGAACTTCATTCCCAGGGAATCCATGTCAACTTTATCATACCGGGATTCGTAAAAACCAATATTTCCATCAATGCCCTTAAAGCTAACGGGGAGAAACATGCCGAAATGGATCCGAACCAGGCAGCGGGAATCTCATCTGAAAAAGCGGCCCGTATCATCCTGAAAGGGTTGGAGAAAAACAAACGGGAAATTTATATGGGGATCGCTCCCAAGGTGAAACTGGCCCTTTTTCTCAGCAAGGCTTTTCCGGGTGTCCTTGCAAAAATGCTTCGAAGTGCAAATGTAAAATAA
- a CDS encoding Hsp70 family protein, whose protein sequence is MNKIGAGLDFGNSNTTIALYDGKNIEYLCIDSGLNRGAVMPSALYIHKNKEFETGSRALLRYLEENTDRKIRLTEVDVGTIEVHMGEMDRDHFIERDRSFTATLHARIDSDMPGRLFRGLKMYLGEKEEKRFRIFDKYFRLEALLNMLLRTVRESWQNQGYELSSIHIGRPVRYQGSSENQSKHALTRMKRALSLAEYPAQVFLEEPVAAAWSYLDDHKILRDETLLVFYFGGGTLDLALLQKSEGQGFRVLNTAGLTRAGDWIDRELYRQIIFSHLGKGTEVPFWKDDGIRSSYPFPFSDFEELLLNWQSTHLLNQARYLEEIDRALLVGGDVTLRVDRLNRLIRCNGSFTLIKLIEQAKKDLTTQESTRLVYPEIDLDIEISRSDLKGAISSLLEEIPELIEGLLRSSGIEDVNKVVSTGGSSLIPEIRRILESRFPGVVEDWDPFHSIAAGLAIVDYNS, encoded by the coding sequence ATGAACAAAATTGGTGCCGGCCTGGATTTCGGCAACTCAAACACAACCATTGCCCTCTATGATGGGAAAAATATCGAATATCTCTGTATCGATTCAGGTCTCAACAGGGGAGCCGTCATGCCGTCGGCCCTTTATATTCATAAGAACAAGGAATTTGAAACCGGAAGCAGAGCTCTCCTCCGTTATCTTGAAGAGAACACGGACCGGAAAATCCGTCTTACTGAGGTTGATGTCGGTACTATTGAGGTCCATATGGGAGAGATGGACCGGGATCATTTTATCGAGAGGGACCGTAGTTTCACCGCCACCCTCCACGCCCGGATTGACAGTGATATGCCGGGCCGCCTCTTCCGGGGCCTTAAAATGTATCTGGGTGAAAAAGAAGAGAAACGTTTTCGTATCTTTGATAAATATTTCCGTCTGGAAGCTTTGCTTAATATGCTTCTCAGAACAGTGCGTGAAAGTTGGCAGAATCAGGGTTATGAACTCTCCTCCATTCATATCGGCCGCCCGGTCCGCTATCAGGGCAGCTCGGAGAACCAGAGTAAACATGCCTTGACCAGGATGAAACGGGCTTTGTCTCTGGCTGAATATCCGGCTCAAGTCTTTCTGGAAGAGCCTGTAGCTGCCGCTTGGAGCTATCTGGATGATCACAAAATTTTACGGGATGAAACACTTCTGGTTTTTTATTTTGGCGGAGGAACCTTGGATCTGGCTCTCCTTCAGAAATCTGAGGGGCAGGGGTTCCGTGTTCTGAATACGGCCGGCCTCACAAGAGCCGGTGACTGGATAGACCGTGAATTGTACAGACAAATTATTTTTTCTCATCTTGGTAAAGGAACGGAAGTCCCCTTTTGGAAAGATGATGGTATTCGCTCCTCCTATCCCTTTCCTTTTTCCGACTTTGAAGAACTTCTGCTGAACTGGCAGAGTACTCATCTTCTGAATCAGGCCCGCTATCTGGAAGAGATCGACCGAGCCCTCCTGGTAGGAGGTGACGTTACCCTCCGGGTTGACCGTTTGAACAGACTGATTCGCTGTAATGGCAGCTTTACTCTGATCAAACTGATTGAACAGGCTAAAAAAGATCTGACCACTCAGGAAAGCACACGACTTGTATATCCAGAGATTGATCTTGATATTGAGATTTCCCGTTCCGATTTAAAAGGGGCTATTTCATCCCTGTTGGAGGAGATTCCTGAACTGATCGAAGGGCTCTTGAGGTCTTCCGGAATTGAAGATGTGAACAAAGTTGTGTCGACGGGAGGGTCTTCCCTGATTCCGGAGATTCGCAGAATCCTGGAATCCCGTTTCCCCGGAGTTGTCGAAGATTGGGACCCCTTTCACAGTATTGCCGCCGGGCTGGCTATTGTGGATTACAATTCCTGA
- a CDS encoding 1-acyl-sn-glycerol-3-phosphate acyltransferase gives MYLIGTVLFWIFFGITMVLLFIPASIIWLVTLPFDRNHRVLHFYSCFWGSLYTWCNPFLKVKIEGLEKLKKGQSYVYCPNHQSMMDIVILYRLFRHFKWVAKRVLMRVPFLGWNMWLNGYLSIDRNRPSSQIRMMKKGEALLKRGSSLMIFPEGTRSKDGTLGKFRDGAFVLSQKADVPVVPIAISGSRYVFSDGSIRYYRVYPMTITILDPVNAAEAESAKALGRLVRQKIAENLGLEDQYSEE, from the coding sequence ATGTACCTGATCGGAACAGTTTTATTCTGGATCTTTTTTGGAATTACCATGGTCCTACTGTTTATACCAGCCTCAATCATATGGTTGGTGACCCTGCCTTTTGATAGAAATCACAGGGTTCTGCATTTCTATTCCTGTTTCTGGGGTTCCCTATACACCTGGTGCAACCCCTTTTTAAAGGTAAAGATTGAAGGGCTGGAGAAACTTAAGAAAGGGCAATCCTATGTGTATTGCCCTAACCATCAGTCCATGATGGATATTGTAATCCTTTACAGACTGTTCCGTCACTTTAAGTGGGTTGCCAAGAGAGTACTCATGAGAGTCCCTTTCCTGGGATGGAATATGTGGTTAAACGGATATCTGAGCATCGACCGTAATCGTCCTTCCAGCCAGATCAGAATGATGAAGAAGGGAGAAGCTTTGCTGAAGAGGGGGAGTTCCCTGATGATTTTCCCCGAAGGAACCCGATCTAAAGACGGGACTCTCGGCAAGTTTAGAGACGGAGCCTTTGTTCTTTCTCAGAAAGCGGATGTCCCTGTGGTTCCTATTGCCATTTCCGGCTCCAGATATGTCTTTTCTGATGGCTCCATACGATATTACAGGGTTTACCCCATGACCATTACCATCCTGGACCCGGTCAATGCAGCCGAGGCGGAAAGTGCTAAGGCTCTCGGGCGATTGGTGCGTCAGAAAATTGCTGAAAATCTTGGTCTGGAGGATCAATACTCTGAAGAATGA
- a CDS encoding AMP-binding protein, with amino-acid sequence MEENGWSWLDQYRGEHIQGEWPTIPEMFKLSHFRFPEKTCFTAFSPEEIHYTYREASRFIHNTASYLKKQGINKGDRVALTGKNSPSWAIAYLAVLELGAVIVPLDYQMEKETISSILDFVEASVLFVDKERFDELGVKGSPVQTKISLSPDRDNYILDLPESKETLPPGPVEEDMAAILFTSGTTGNEKGVMLSHRNFSSDTFQANKPFLEVLPEDILYALLPLHHSYCMTAVFLESLAIGCELVFAGGLSVTQMMNDLKRGGITVIMGIPLLYNKILKGMMKQIRSKGLVTHLLIGILMRISGLVKHVFDMNIGKRIFGNLLLKKANLYTIKYMICGGGPLAPETFQRYQELGLDFVQGYGMTETSPISTLNPAHAFKLKSVGKVFPLVDMKILNPDSDGIGEIILKGSICCQGYYKNEDATKELFTEDGYLRTGDLGYLDKDNYLYLTGRAKSLIVTEGGKNVFPEEIEDHFQLYPQIDQILIVGYMANKETRGEGIEALIYPGKEHFDSLSISNTEVIREDLVNVVKEVNRELLSYKRISRVRILDEPMVMTTTKKIKRPKVIVSLQEMEDKGFLI; translated from the coding sequence ATGGAAGAAAATGGCTGGTCCTGGCTTGATCAATACAGAGGAGAACATATCCAGGGAGAATGGCCAACCATCCCGGAGATGTTTAAACTCTCCCATTTCAGGTTTCCAGAAAAAACCTGTTTTACCGCCTTTTCTCCGGAAGAAATTCACTATACCTACCGTGAAGCCTCCCGGTTTATTCATAATACAGCCTCCTATCTGAAAAAACAGGGGATAAACAAAGGAGACCGTGTCGCTTTGACTGGGAAGAATTCTCCCAGTTGGGCCATAGCCTATCTGGCAGTCCTGGAACTGGGGGCGGTCATAGTGCCTCTGGATTACCAGATGGAAAAGGAAACAATTTCAAGCATACTGGATTTTGTAGAAGCCTCGGTCCTTTTTGTGGATAAGGAGCGTTTTGATGAGCTGGGAGTGAAAGGCAGCCCGGTTCAGACAAAGATTTCTCTGTCACCAGACCGTGATAACTATATACTGGATTTACCGGAATCCAAAGAAACACTGCCCCCGGGACCTGTTGAAGAAGATATGGCGGCCATCCTGTTTACTTCCGGCACAACCGGGAATGAAAAGGGTGTCATGCTAAGTCACCGGAATTTTTCTTCCGATACCTTCCAGGCTAACAAACCCTTTCTGGAAGTACTCCCCGAAGACATCCTCTATGCCCTGCTCCCTCTTCATCACAGCTACTGCATGACGGCGGTGTTCCTCGAATCCCTTGCCATCGGATGTGAACTGGTTTTCGCAGGTGGTTTATCAGTCACTCAGATGATGAATGATCTTAAAAGAGGGGGTATTACCGTCATTATGGGAATTCCCCTCCTGTACAATAAAATACTAAAGGGCATGATGAAACAGATCCGCTCTAAGGGTCTGGTCACACATCTCCTGATAGGAATCCTGATGAGGATCAGCGGACTTGTAAAACACGTATTCGATATGAATATCGGAAAAAGAATATTCGGAAACCTTCTACTGAAAAAAGCAAACCTGTACACCATCAAATATATGATCTGCGGGGGCGGTCCCCTGGCTCCGGAAACCTTTCAGAGATATCAGGAACTGGGGCTGGACTTTGTTCAGGGTTACGGAATGACAGAGACTTCTCCCATATCCACGTTGAATCCTGCTCATGCGTTCAAACTGAAATCCGTCGGAAAGGTATTCCCTCTGGTGGATATGAAAATTCTGAATCCCGACAGTGACGGCATCGGTGAAATAATACTAAAGGGGTCGATCTGCTGCCAGGGATACTATAAAAATGAAGACGCGACAAAAGAACTCTTCACCGAAGATGGATACCTGAGGACAGGAGACCTGGGATACCTGGATAAGGATAATTACCTCTATCTCACGGGAAGGGCCAAGTCCCTGATCGTCACCGAAGGGGGAAAGAATGTTTTTCCAGAAGAAATTGAAGATCACTTCCAATTGTATCCCCAGATCGATCAGATCCTTATCGTCGGTTATATGGCCAACAAGGAAACCCGGGGAGAAGGAATTGAAGCCCTCATCTATCCCGGGAAGGAGCATTTTGATTCACTGAGCATCAGCAATACCGAGGTTATCAGGGAAGATCTGGTGAATGTTGTCAAAGAAGTGAACAGGGAATTACTCTCCTACAAGAGGATCTCCCGGGTCAGAATTCTGGATGAACCCATGGTGATGACAACAACCAAAAAAATAAAGCGCCCTAAAGTAATCGTGTCTCTTCAGGAAATGGAGGATAAGGGATTTCTTATCTGA
- a CDS encoding phosphodiester glycosidase family protein, with amino-acid sequence MLKILVWRINTLKNETKEISRIGLGLLFLLVFLSCRTVSPFPVETLISPPLQKPRWKVSEYSSVMILDFSDSVDSSIPVGGVALTLDLSSLHIEIILTPADASGRGETLSARTTEFARQQEVQIALNGSPYDPVDLLNRSARAIDIVGLQISHRLLVSPGEDSFDALFVLADGTLELGSQAHIPEETTDALGGFHLLLQEGRVLGVEDARHPRTAIGLSEDGRTLVIAVFDGRQKNRAGLTTEETALWMKWLGCTRALNLDGGGSSTLVMIDRDGVVHVLNNPVHRGRPGLERAVGNHLGIRLIR; translated from the coding sequence TTGCTGAAAATCTTGGTCTGGAGGATCAATACTCTGAAGAATGAGACTAAAGAAATATCCCGAATCGGACTGGGTCTCCTGTTCCTTCTGGTGTTCCTGTCCTGTAGGACTGTTTCCCCTTTTCCCGTGGAGACGCTTATCTCACCACCCCTGCAGAAACCACGCTGGAAAGTAAGTGAATACAGCTCCGTTATGATTCTGGACTTCTCAGACTCGGTGGATTCTTCCATCCCCGTGGGTGGAGTCGCCTTAACCCTGGATTTATCCTCATTACACATTGAAATAATTCTGACCCCTGCAGATGCCTCGGGCAGGGGAGAAACCCTCTCTGCCCGGACCACAGAATTTGCCCGTCAGCAGGAAGTCCAGATTGCATTGAACGGCTCCCCCTATGATCCTGTAGATCTCCTGAACAGATCCGCCAGAGCCATAGATATTGTGGGACTTCAGATCAGTCATCGCCTTTTAGTTTCCCCCGGAGAAGACTCTTTTGATGCTCTATTTGTCCTGGCCGATGGAACATTAGAATTGGGTTCTCAGGCTCATATTCCAGAAGAGACCACCGATGCTCTTGGAGGATTTCATCTGCTTCTGCAAGAGGGACGGGTTCTGGGTGTGGAGGATGCCCGGCATCCCAGAACGGCAATAGGACTCAGTGAGGACGGAAGGACTCTTGTCATCGCTGTCTTTGACGGCCGTCAAAAAAACAGAGCCGGTCTTACCACGGAAGAGACGGCCCTGTGGATGAAGTGGCTGGGTTGTACCCGGGCATTGAATCTCGATGGTGGCGGGTCATCCACCCTTGTCATGATAGATAGGGACGGAGTTGTTCATGTATTGAACAATCCAGTCCACAGAGGACGGCCCGGCCTGGAAAGAGCCGTGGGCAACCATCTGGGAATCAGGCTGATCAGATAA
- a CDS encoding rhodanese-like domain-containing protein — protein MKKTLILFLLMSVITGFAAAESMDYKDPGNLKALLESDRSDYLFLDVRTDAEYAAGHIPSSINIPYDTLPKALPEGTEKDQLIILYCRSGNRSGVGTRALVRAGYTNVQDFGGISRWRGPLEK, from the coding sequence ATGAAAAAAACATTAATTCTATTTTTATTGATGAGTGTGATTACAGGATTTGCAGCAGCTGAATCCATGGATTACAAAGATCCTGGAAATTTGAAAGCCCTGCTCGAATCGGATAGATCGGATTATCTCTTTCTTGATGTCAGAACAGATGCCGAGTATGCCGCAGGACATATTCCCTCATCAATTAATATTCCCTATGATACCCTGCCTAAAGCACTCCCTGAGGGGACTGAAAAAGACCAGCTGATCATTCTCTACTGCCGCAGTGGAAACCGATCCGGTGTCGGAACCAGAGCTCTCGTTAGGGCCGGATATACCAATGTTCAGGACTTTGGCGGGATCAGCAGATGGAGGGGGCCTCTAGAGAAATAA